The DNA window GAATAAACATCTCACCGTTGTCATATTTTTCACTGACAACATGCATACCGCGTGTACAACCATCTGTTATTGCTTCATATGGATCTATATTCTCTTCCAGTACTTTCTGAGCAAATTTTATAGCTTTGTCTTTATCACCATTGACAACAGCATTGGCTAATCCGTTCAATATATCATTTTTATCGGTCAATTTTAACAAACCCCCCAAAATGACCTATATATTTATATTTAGCTATACAATATATATACTTATAGGTGGAATAAGTGAACTACCACTTGGCTAAAGACCAAGTGGCTTCAAAAGGAGTTTACTCCAAAGAGCCTTATCCTTCTTGGATGGTTCACACATCCACTATCGGTTATCCCTGTAAGAGAATCACCGACTACTTTTCTTAATATGTTCAATGCTCCATTAACATCGGCATTGAGCAATTTACCAGTAGAAGACTGGAACAATCCCCTCTTGACTCTTTTACCCATGTATTTTTGGTGTTTTTCAATGGGTTCTAATGCAAGAGCATCGGTTTTACTGGTATATGCCTCATCAACTTCTATACAATTGATACCGTAGTACTCACATTTAGACCGAAGTTTCTGTTTGAATTTACCAAAGGGTATAGTTTGAAAAGTCTGGTTATTCTTTTTACCCATATTGAAGTTCTGCTTTATGTCTTTCAGTTCTCCGATTATGATGTTGCCGATGTTATTATCTATACAGTGTTTGACGATATAGTTAACACTCTGATTCATGAAATCGTTGAGTTTGTTCTTCCTTTTCTCGAACAACCAGTTCAGTTTCTGACCTGATTTAATACCCTGTTTATCATATACAGACTGCAACCCACTTTTGACTTTGTTCCACCAACGGTTATAAGATTTCAAACCCCTGCCTTCTATGATGAAAGCAGTCCCATTGGTATCTACACAGGTTGCAAAATTGTTCACTCCCAAATCAATAGATAGATGTTTATTGTAGTCTAAATCGACTTTTTCACCGATATCCCTGTAAACATACTCTATCTCAAACCATTGTCCGTTATACTTCGGGATTATCCTTACTTCTTTTATGTGTTTACCGATTATGTTTTCAGGTAACTTGAAGTACAGGTATCTCACACCATAGTTTTTGTAGAAATCTCTACCCATAGACAATCTGATGAATCCATCGTTGATTTTGAACATATCTTTTGGGAATATACATACAAATTTAGAGTCTTTAGGTAAGTATTCAGGCATCTTTACAGGTCGGTTGTAGTTACCTCTTTTTCTCTCGCCCAGAACCCTGAAAAACGATTTCATGTTTCTGTCTACCACTTTCATGGTCTGCTGTGCGACCTGTGAAGGCAGCATTTTGTAATTCTCATTATCTTTTACCAAGTGGTAAGCGGATTCGTGATTAATGTACTTTCCATTTTCAAAATAGTATTGTCTTGTAGTGTACAGAGTAAAATTGTACAGGTTTTTAGACAATTTAGTAATCCTTTTCAGGACTTCATACTTCTGTTTATCCGCTTTAACATGGTTTTTCTGGGTGAGATACATTATATTATATATTTTGTAAATATTTTATTTAAACGTTACGTTATGTATTAGACGGTATTTATCCCCGTGTTTCATTTTGAAGAAATGAAACTCGCATTAAATCTGCGATTTGATGCGATGCTGAAGACATCGGGGTTTTCTACCTTCCGTTATTATAAAAAAAGTATGAACTTGTGTACAGTTTAACTTTTTTAGAACATTGTATCAGCCATTGTTTGAATCTGAATCAGACTGGATATACATCCTCGCATTCTGGTCATAGAACTGCATGTCTTTTTTGGATGTAGTAGGTTTTGTTCTTGCAATGGCTTTTTCAAAATGTGACCAGTTAATTTTTATTCTATTTGCAATATCCTTTGCTTCGGATTTGCTGAGTCCTGGTTTTATAACTTCACGAAGTGCAAGCAAAGCTGCTTCTCTACAGATAGCTTCTATATCCGCTCCTGAATAACCTTCTGTTATATTTGCAAGTTTTTCAATGTCCACGTTATCTGCAAGTGGTTTGCCTTCAAGATGTATGTTAAATATCATTTTTCTACTCTCTTTTTCAGGAATACTCACATACACCATCCTGTCGAAACGTCCTGGACGCAGAAGGGCGGGGTCAACTATATCCAACCGGTTTGTGGCGGCTATAACAACCACATCTTTGAGTTCTTCTATACCATCCATTTCTGTAAGTATCTGGCTTACTACACGCTCTGTAACATTGGAATCGTTACTTTTTCCGCGACGAGGTGCAATAGAATCGATTTCATCAATAAAAATCACTGTAGGTGCTGCCTGTTTAGCTTTTCTAAACGTCTCTCTTATAGCACGTTCTGACTCTCCTACATACTTACTCAACAGTTCCGGACCTTTTATACTTATAAAATTAGCCTCACTTTCACCGGAAACGGCTTTTGCAAGCATGGTTTTTCCTGTGCCAGGGGGACCATAGAGTATAACCCCTCTTGGAGGAGTTGTATTCACCGCTTTAAACAAATCAGGATATTTAAGAGGCCATTCAACAGCTTCTGAAAGTTCCTGTTTAGCATTATCCAGACCCCCTATATCATCCCAGTTGATATGTGCTACCTCTACAACCACTTCCCTCATGGCAGAGGGTTCAATGTTTTTAAGGGCTTCATAAAAATCGTTTTTTGTAACTTTCAGGCTATCCAGTATATCCGGTGGTATTTCTTCCTCAATTTTAATATGCGGCATTATTTTTCTCAAAGCTCTCATTGCCGCTTCTTTACAGAGTGATGCAAGGTCTGCTCCAACAAAACCATGTGTAATATCTGCCAGTTCATCAAGGACAATATCATTATCAAACGGCATTCCTCTGGTATGTACTTTTAAAATTTCCAGCCTTGCATCTCTGTCAGGTATTTCTATCTCTATTTCCCGGTCAAACCTACCGCCACGTCTTAGAGCTTCATCCACTGAACTCGGGCGATTAGTTGCTGCAATAACTATTACTTCTCCTCTGGATTTGAGTCCGTCCATTAGTGAGAGAAGTTGTGCTACAATCCTTTGTTCTACTTCCCCGGAAACCTCACCACGTTTTGGTGCAATGGAATCAATTTCATCGATAAAGATTATAGATGGAGCATCATTTTCTGCCTCTTCAAATATCTCACGCAATTTTTCCTCGCTTTCTCCATAGTATTTGGACATTATTTCAGGTCCGCTGAGAGATATAAAATTCGCATCTGTTTCATAGGCGACAGCTTTTGCAATCAGAGTTTTACCAGTTCCTGATGGACCATAAACCATTACACCTTTTGGAGGTTCAATCCCAAGTTTTTGGAATAATTCAGGGTGTCTTAGCGGAAGTTCTATCATTTCCCTTACAAGACCGATTTCGCGTTTGAGACCACCGATATCTTCATAGGTTATCCTTTCGGTAGTTTCACCTTCACTGTCAACGGATTCATCTTTTAATCTGATAGATGTGTCATTAGTAACGACTGCAGGACCGGCAGGTTTGATGGAAACTACTACAAAATATAGTGGTTCATTAACAGTTTCCACTCTGACCCATTCACCACGTGTGACAGGTCTGCCCTCAAGCATACGTGAAAGATACTGCGCCCCTTTGACAAAATGAACAGGTTTTGCAGGTGCAAGTGTAACTTTATCTGCGGTTTTAGCCTGTATTTTACTGACTACAACTATGTCGTCAATACCTACACCTGTATTGCTTCTTGTATTGCCATCTATTCTGATGACATCTTTTGCTGTATCGTTTTCATAAAATGGCTGGATAACTGCATATCCCTGTTTTTTGCTTCTGATTTCTATAATGTCCCCACTGACTGCGCCGAGTTTCTGCATTGACTCTCTGTCCACCCTGGCGATACCCTTCCCCACATCTTTATGATAAGCTCTGGAAACATGAACTGTTATATTTTCGTTCATTTTTTGACTACCTGTTTATGCATTCTGCATTATTGGGTGGTGTAACCATCTATATAGTGAACTACCAATTGGCTAAAGACCAAGTGGCTCCTTAAATAAAAAATTTAAGGATAACTTTAAATCTATGATTTAAAGTGCTTCCTGTTTCATCCTTTTCCCTTATTTAAGTTCTAAATCCTTATTATAATATCCACATACATGACAGATTTTGCTTGATGGATCGAATCGTCCTATCTTGATGATATTTTTACCATACCATGCTGCTTTATATTCCAATTTCTGAACGAAACTACTCCATGAAGCATCAGTTATATGCTGTGCCAGATTATGATTTCTCAGCAATCCTTTAACATTCAAACATTCCAGTGCTACAGCTTGGTTCTCGCTTATCAACCTGGAACTTAATTTATGCTGGAAATCTTCTCTCTGATTAGCAATTTTCTCATGATATTTTGCTATTTGATGTTTCAGTTTCTTGTAATTGTTAGAACCTTTCTTTTTTCTGCTGAGCCTTTTCTGTAATACCTTCAATCTTTCAATCGAATTTTTCAGGTACCTTGGATTATCGATTTTTTCACCGTCGGATGTAACAGCGAAATCCTTGATTCCTACATCGACTCCTACTGTATTATTTTGGTCGAATTTGTATTTTTGTGGTAATTGTTTTCCGTCATCGACTAAAATACTGATATAATATTTTCCTGTCGGTGTTCTTTTTATAGTTGCAGTCCTTTGTTTACCTTTAAACCTTCTATGAAGCCTGGTTTTTATCCAGCCGATTTTAGGTATGTATACTTTATTATTACCAAAATCGACTTTATACCATTGAGGAATAGGGAAAGATTGAACAGGGTTTTTCTTGGATTTAAACTTTGGGAAACCTGATTTTTCTCTGAAAAACTTGGTGAAAGCATTTTCCAGATTAAGAGTGGCTCCCTGTAATGATTGTGAGTTAATCTCTTTCAACCATTCATAGTCACCTTTTAATGCCCTTATTCGTTTGTTCAATTCAAATCTTGATATTGCTTTACCATCCTGCTCATAAGATTTGATTTTGTTCTCCAATGCCCAGTTGTATATGAACCTACAAGCTCCTATATGTTTTGCTATTAACTCCTATTGTGTTTGATTTGGATACATACGGTACTTGTAGGCTTTTAACATATTACAGTAAATATTATTTGTCATTATTTATATGTTAAGTTATATTTTGGACGGTATTCAGCCCTGATGCTGAAGACATCAGGGTTTTCTACCTTCCATTATTATAAACATTTTTCATCTTTTTAGGCCTTTTCAGATAAACCAGACTGAACAGATTATTTTTAAAAATAATTACAAAAAGGACAAGTAAAAATATTAGAGTTGAGCTTTGACTTTTGTCACAAGTTCTTCCTGTACAATAGTGTTCCGGTCACCGCCACACACAATACCTCTAACACCTATAATATCCGGTTTTATCCTTTTAAGCGGTTCAAGGTCATCAAATTTTATAGAACCAGCAAGAGCAGTCTCAAGACCATAACTGTGTGCCAAATCCACAAATTCTGATAATGTATTTTCCGACATGAAATAAAAAGTAGATTTACCATCTTTATGACCTGTATCCATCATAACAAGGTCTACTCCTGCATTTGCACCGATTTCTGGAAGTTTCATCGGAGATATGGAATTTATACGCTGATAATCAGAGTATCCACAGGCTACGACCTTTTTATTACTGTCATAACTTTTTACTGAATTTGTTATGTTTTCCAGCATATCATATGCCTGTTCTTCTGTCTGGATGTCATAAAGTCCTACTTTTATATATTCAGCACCTGATGATGCAGCACCATAGGCAGCAAGGGACGCAGTTCCGGGTTTATAATTGAAATCACCTATAGTTGCACTGATAGGTTTTTTTGAATCGATGGAATCCTTCACTTCTTTTATAACCCAGGGGAAGTTAGCTCCAAGTGAACCCTCTTTTGGATTTTTAACATCGATTATATCAGCACCACCGTTACAGGCAGAAACCGCTTCTTCTGTATTGATTGGACTAACTAATAATTTCATAATTGACCCTCTTTTTTATATTAGGAACAAATGTATTAATTAAATATGTTTCGAATGGTATTAGTACTGGATATATATAATCGTAATGTAGTACATGCAAAAGGTGGAGACCGCAAACATTACCATCCAATAAATCAGACCAGTAAGATTTGTAACAGTTCCAACCCGATTGAAATAATAGAAACCGTAAGACCCAAAGAAGTTTATGCAGCGGATTTAAATATATTGCAAGGAACTGGTAGTTGTAATACAAATTATGAGGTGATCAGTTCAATATCAGAAAAAACCAGTACAATGGTTGATATGGGTATAACATCATTTAATGATATATCAGATGCATTATCCATCGCAGATAAAATTGTTCTGGGAACTGAAACCGCATCAATAGATGTTATATCTAAAGCCGCATACTATTACCCAGGTCGTATAAATGTCAGCATTGATAAAAAGGATAATAAAATTCTAAAAACTGACCCTGATATACCCGATAATCCTTTTGAGATTATTAAAATTTTAAATGATGTTAATATACAGGATGTTATTGTTCTTGATATGGACAGTGTAGGCACTTCAAGTGGTGTGGATTCAGAATTTTTAAGTAATGTTGTATCCTGTTCAAAACATGATATTCTTCTTGGCGGCGGTGTCAGGGATGTAGATGACATCGAAACCCTTAAAAATGCTGGTGTAAAGGGTGCACTTGTAGCCACAGCATTACATAACAGGTCAATCCCAGTAGAGATGGTAAGGTGAAAAAATGGAAAATGATGATGCAATAGATGAAATAGACGAAGGAGAAGGGTTTACAGAAATCAAAATGGGTGGTGGATGGTATCTGACCATTGCCCTTGCAACGAGTGAAAAATACGATAAAGAATACGTAGAGATAGCAAAAGAAAGAAGCGGACAGAAAAAAGGTCGTTTCAATTTGAATCCAAGATATGTTAGAGAACTTGGAGAAGCTCTAACCAAGTTTGCCGATGATAACGACTTATAATCTCATATATAAGATGTGATTATATCCACCACATCTTTTTCCACTTCTTCTATTGGCTGGCTTGAATCCACAACAACAAACCTCTCAGGGTTATCTTTCATAAGTCTTTGATAGTTATCATATACCTGTTGTAAAAACTCCATCTTCTCGAATTTGGTCTGTTCTCCCCTATTGCCGCACCGCTCAATAGCAAATTCGGGGTCAATATCAAGGAAAATTGTAAGGTCTGGTATAATAGTCCAGCCGTCATGGATTTTTTGAACCCATTTTATCGGGTCTTCAAATTTTTCCGAAAGAGTGACACCCTGATAGGCACATCTGCTGTCCAGATACCTGTCAGAAATAACATTTTTACCGTTCTCAATAGCAGGATATATTGTCTTTGATATGTGTTCGGCATGGTCGGAGGTGAACAGGAAAAATTCTGCAATCTGGTCGGTATCCGAACGTATAGCCTGTTCTACGGCTTTTCCAATCCAGTTTTTTGTTGGTTCTCTTGTAAATACTACATTAGAAAGTGACGGATGATTCATTAGCCGTTCTGTAATGGTGGATTTACCTGAACCATCAATACCTTCAAGTGTGATCAATTTGCCTTTCATTGCCAGATACCATTTCAATCATTATATTTTTATTTATGCACGTTGTGTGTCTTCACTACCACACTGGGGGCATTTAATAGGCATAAAATTCGGGTCTTCCTGGAATTCAAAACTACATATATTGCATCTGAAAAATACCATTGACTGGTTAATATTGTCTATGTCTCCCATTTTATTCACCTATACAGAATTTTAACAGCCAAATAATATTAATTTTACCATTTTATCAAAAAGATATTTATGACTACAATCGGTGTAATTACAAGAGGTAAATACGGGAAACGGTTAATCGATACTCTCAGGTCAAAAAGCGATTTTAATATTGTAACTGCAGAACTTCCGACAAAACTCCCTGAATTTATTGATGAACCAGATGTTTATTTCAACAACCTTGACCTTGATAACAAGGTATTTAAAGCTGACATTTTAATAACCTATTCACTACATCCCGACCTTACATCAGAAATCGCACGTATTGCAGGTAGATCAGGTGTCAGGGCGCTGATTGTTCCGGGGGGTACATCAAGAGCACCCATTAACGAACTGGAAAGATATTCAAAAGAATATGGTATACATATAGAAGTAGATGATATTTGTTGTGCACTCGATTCATGTCCTGAAACATCAGAATTTACATCTATATTTGGTCGTCCTGCTCTTAAAATAAAAACTGACGAAAGGAAAATAACAGATGTTGATGTAATTCGTGGAGCTCCTTGTGGAAGCACATGGTATATGGCAGAAAACCTTATTGGTACTGATATTAAAGATGCTGCATCTTACGGGGGATTGCTGATTCAACAATATCCATGCCGTGCAGTAAGGGGGGGAAAAGGGGGAATTCACGAATCTGCCGAACTTCATAAAAAAGCAATAGAAAAAGCAATAGAAAAAGCACTTGAAAAATAATATAATGCATTTATAAAATTAATCTATTCTGGTTGTGGAATTGATATGGACAATCATGATATTGCCCGGATATTTTCCAAAACTGCCAAAATGCTTGAATTCCAGAATGCGAGTTCATATAAGATAAAAGCATACAATAGGGCATCCTATCGGATAAAAAACCTCAAAGAGGATATCAACAACTTACATGAAGACGATAGGTTGGACAGTATACCGGGTGTCGGGAAATCATTCAAAAACAAAATTGTTGATATATTAAATACTGGTACATTTTCTGAATATGAGAAAATCAGGCAGGAAATACCTGTGAATATAGAGGAACTAATGGCTATCCCGGGAATGGGTCCTAGAATCACTCAGTTTCTTTATAAACGACTCGGTATAAGAACTATTGATGATTTAAAAGAAGCAGCAAGAACCCATAGAATCCGACGACTTCCTAATATGGGTGCCATAAAGGAAGAACGCATTTTAAATGCTATTAAACGTTATGAAAAAAGAGGAGCTGATAGAATCCTGCTTGAAACAGCCCGACAAGTTGCTGATGATATCAAATCAATTCTGGAAACCATTCCATACACTAAAGTTTCTGTTGTGGGAAGTGTCCGAAGGCAGAAGGAAACAGTTAACAATATTAATCTTATTGTAACCACGGATTATCCAAAAGATGTGATTAATTGTTTTACTCGAATAAAAGGTGTACAGACAATACTGAATAAAGCAGACAAATGGGTCAGTATAA is part of the Methanohalobium evestigatum Z-7303 genome and encodes:
- a CDS encoding RNA-guided endonuclease InsQ/TnpB family protein, which encodes MYLTQKNHVKADKQKYEVLKRITKLSKNLYNFTLYTTRQYYFENGKYINHESAYHLVKDNENYKMLPSQVAQQTMKVVDRNMKSFFRVLGERKRGNYNRPVKMPEYLPKDSKFVCIFPKDMFKINDGFIRLSMGRDFYKNYGVRYLYFKLPENIIGKHIKEVRIIPKYNGQWFEIEYVYRDIGEKVDLDYNKHLSIDLGVNNFATCVDTNGTAFIIEGRGLKSYNRWWNKVKSGLQSVYDKQGIKSGQKLNWLFEKRKNKLNDFMNQSVNYIVKHCIDNNIGNIIIGELKDIKQNFNMGKKNNQTFQTIPFGKFKQKLRSKCEYYGINCIEVDEAYTSKTDALALEPIEKHQKYMGKRVKRGLFQSSTGKLLNADVNGALNILRKVVGDSLTGITDSGCVNHPRRIRLFGVNSF
- a CDS encoding HisA/HisF-related TIM barrel protein, which translates into the protein MFRMVLVLDIYNRNVVHAKGGDRKHYHPINQTSKICNSSNPIEIIETVRPKEVYAADLNILQGTGSCNTNYEVISSISEKTSTMVDMGITSFNDISDALSIADKIVLGTETASIDVISKAAYYYPGRINVSIDKKDNKILKTDPDIPDNPFEIIKILNDVNIQDVIVLDMDSVGTSSGVDSEFLSNVVSCSKHDILLGGGVRDVDDIETLKNAGVKGALVATALHNRSIPVEMVR
- a CDS encoding CDC48 family AAA ATPase, with product MNENITVHVSRAYHKDVGKGIARVDRESMQKLGAVSGDIIEIRSKKQGYAVIQPFYENDTAKDVIRIDGNTRSNTGVGIDDIVVVSKIQAKTADKVTLAPAKPVHFVKGAQYLSRMLEGRPVTRGEWVRVETVNEPLYFVVVSIKPAGPAVVTNDTSIRLKDESVDSEGETTERITYEDIGGLKREIGLVREMIELPLRHPELFQKLGIEPPKGVMVYGPSGTGKTLIAKAVAYETDANFISLSGPEIMSKYYGESEEKLREIFEEAENDAPSIIFIDEIDSIAPKRGEVSGEVEQRIVAQLLSLMDGLKSRGEVIVIAATNRPSSVDEALRRGGRFDREIEIEIPDRDARLEILKVHTRGMPFDNDIVLDELADITHGFVGADLASLCKEAAMRALRKIMPHIKIEEEIPPDILDSLKVTKNDFYEALKNIEPSAMREVVVEVAHINWDDIGGLDNAKQELSEAVEWPLKYPDLFKAVNTTPPRGVILYGPPGTGKTMLAKAVSGESEANFISIKGPELLSKYVGESERAIRETFRKAKQAAPTVIFIDEIDSIAPRRGKSNDSNVTERVVSQILTEMDGIEELKDVVVIAATNRLDIVDPALLRPGRFDRMVYVSIPEKESRKMIFNIHLEGKPLADNVDIEKLANITEGYSGADIEAICREAALLALREVIKPGLSKSEAKDIANRIKINWSHFEKAIARTKPTTSKKDMQFYDQNARMYIQSDSDSNNG
- the tmk gene encoding dTMP kinase; amino-acid sequence: MKGKLITLEGIDGSGKSTITERLMNHPSLSNVVFTREPTKNWIGKAVEQAIRSDTDQIAEFFLFTSDHAEHISKTIYPAIENGKNVISDRYLDSRCAYQGVTLSEKFEDPIKWVQKIHDGWTIIPDLTIFLDIDPEFAIERCGNRGEQTKFEKMEFLQQVYDNYQRLMKDNPERFVVVDSSQPIEEVEKDVVDIITSYI
- a CDS encoding DUF166 domain-containing protein; translation: MTTIGVITRGKYGKRLIDTLRSKSDFNIVTAELPTKLPEFIDEPDVYFNNLDLDNKVFKADILITYSLHPDLTSEIARIAGRSGVRALIVPGGTSRAPINELERYSKEYGIHIEVDDICCALDSCPETSEFTSIFGRPALKIKTDERKITDVDVIRGAPCGSTWYMAENLIGTDIKDAASYGGLLIQQYPCRAVRGGKGGIHESAELHKKAIEKAIEKALEK
- a CDS encoding (5-formylfuran-3-yl)methyl phosphate synthase, translated to MKLLVSPINTEEAVSACNGGADIIDVKNPKEGSLGANFPWVIKEVKDSIDSKKPISATIGDFNYKPGTASLAAYGAASSGAEYIKVGLYDIQTEEQAYDMLENITNSVKSYDSNKKVVACGYSDYQRINSISPMKLPEIGANAGVDLVMMDTGHKDGKSTFYFMSENTLSEFVDLAHSYGLETALAGSIKFDDLEPLKRIKPDIIGVRGIVCGGDRNTIVQEELVTKVKAQL